A single genomic interval of Candidatus Macondimonas diazotrophica harbors:
- the cyoE gene encoding heme o synthase, with product MDSSSVAQVSQSSYRAYLDLTKPRVVALLVFTAVVGMFLATPVGIPWHALFFGSLGIWLAASCAAVINHVLDRQADARMARTHRRPLPTGSVGVRQSLIFAAILGALSMVILLVWVNVLTAILTLASLVGYAVVYTAYLKRATPQNIVIGGAAGAAPPVLGWVAVTGTLDPHALLLFLIVFVWTPPHFWALAIHRVEEYARVDIPMLPVTHGVAFTRVQILLYTVLLVVVSLLPYITRMSGPVYLVGAGILGAGFIAYAVALLISPRSDLPMRTFGYSITYLMALFALLLVDHYLPH from the coding sequence ATTGATTCATCATCGGTGGCTCAGGTGTCGCAATCGTCCTATCGGGCCTATCTTGATTTGACCAAGCCGCGAGTGGTCGCCCTGCTCGTATTCACTGCTGTGGTCGGGATGTTCCTGGCCACGCCGGTGGGTATTCCCTGGCATGCATTGTTTTTTGGCTCTCTGGGCATTTGGCTGGCAGCCTCCTGTGCCGCAGTGATCAATCATGTGCTGGATCGCCAGGCCGATGCCCGCATGGCCCGCACGCACCGCCGCCCTCTGCCGACCGGATCGGTTGGTGTCCGTCAGAGCTTGATCTTCGCGGCGATCCTCGGGGCGTTGTCGATGGTGATCCTGTTGGTCTGGGTGAACGTCTTGACGGCGATTCTGACCTTGGCGTCATTGGTCGGCTATGCGGTCGTTTATACAGCCTATCTGAAGCGAGCGACGCCGCAAAACATCGTGATTGGTGGCGCTGCGGGCGCGGCGCCCCCCGTCCTGGGTTGGGTGGCCGTTACGGGAACCCTCGATCCGCATGCCCTGTTGCTGTTCCTGATCGTTTTTGTCTGGACGCCGCCACATTTTTGGGCTCTGGCCATTCACCGGGTCGAGGAGTATGCCCGCGTCGACATTCCGATGCTGCCTGTGACCCATGGCGTCGCGTTTACGCGGGTACAGATTCTGCTTTATACCGTGCTGTTGGTCGTCGTCAGCTTGCTTCCCTACATTACCCGCATGAGCGGTCCCGTTTATCTGGTCGGGGCCGGAATCCTCGGCGCGGGATTCATCGCCTATGCTGTGGCGCTCCTGATTTCCCCGCGTTCGGATCTGCCGATGCGGACATTCGGCTACTCGATCACCTATCTCATGGCGCTGTTCGCGTTGCTACTCGTGGATCACTACTTGCCCCATTAA
- the rpoH gene encoding RNA polymerase sigma factor RpoH, translating to MTAQTALMPLTRELPAVSDSLDAYLARISRVPLLSAEAERDLALRWHRDQDLEAARQLVLGNLRFVAHIARGYRGYGLPMPDLIQEGNIGLMKAVKRFDPDIGVRLVSFAVHWIKAEIHEYILRNWRIVKVATTKAQRKLFFHLRSAKQRLGWFNHEEAEAVAQELGVPTETVLEMEARLSGQDVGLDPIGDADDRHAGAAPIHFLSAPQEVDPADIVEREDWTRATHAQLHTALEKLDTRSRDILYRRWVREPKATLHELADLHGVSAERIRQIEMTALRRLRATLDHDPY from the coding sequence ATGACTGCACAGACTGCTCTGATGCCATTGACTCGCGAGCTCCCGGCCGTGTCCGACAGCCTGGACGCCTATCTCGCCCGCATTAGTCGTGTCCCGCTTCTTAGCGCCGAAGCTGAGCGGGATCTGGCCCTGCGCTGGCACCGGGATCAGGATCTCGAAGCGGCTCGCCAGCTGGTGCTCGGAAATCTGCGTTTCGTGGCCCATATCGCCCGTGGCTATCGCGGCTATGGGCTGCCGATGCCGGATCTGATTCAGGAAGGAAATATCGGCCTGATGAAGGCCGTCAAACGCTTCGATCCCGACATTGGCGTACGCCTGGTATCCTTCGCGGTCCACTGGATCAAGGCGGAGATTCACGAATACATCCTGCGCAACTGGCGCATCGTCAAAGTCGCCACCACCAAAGCGCAGCGGAAACTGTTCTTCCATCTGCGCAGTGCAAAGCAGCGACTGGGCTGGTTCAACCATGAGGAGGCAGAGGCGGTCGCCCAGGAACTCGGTGTTCCCACGGAAACCGTGCTGGAAATGGAAGCCCGTCTCAGTGGGCAGGACGTCGGTCTCGATCCGATTGGGGATGCCGATGATCGCCATGCCGGTGCCGCCCCGATTCATTTCCTCTCGGCACCCCAAGAGGTCGATCCGGCGGACATCGTCGAGCGCGAGGATTGGACACGCGCCACTCACGCGCAGCTGCATACAGCACTGGAAAAGCTCGACACACGAAGCCGCGACATCCTGTATCGACGCTGGGTTCGAGAGCCCAAGGCCACACTTCACGAACTGGCAGATCTCCACGGCGTCTCGGCTGAACGCATCCGCCAAATCGAGATGACCGCTCTACGCCGACTTCGCGCTACGCTGGACCATGACCCCTACTGA
- a CDS encoding fatty acid desaturase has translation MGLTARLTSSFHYLKFFFPLFLVSLSLYSLVHGLTPGWHLLWVIGGLVLLEFALGETEYNHDYQRPAVFVAMMYAYILLTLMLYLVFLWVLAFHFRGTDLLGLADAVYALTHTDMTEAHQGNSVASLLFYTLMVGTVGGAGAIGLGHELSHRTREPLATFIARVAGIPAAFTYYAIEHGPGHHITVATDDDSSTALRGESLYRYFLRTMPRDYRMAWDIETDRMRRLGLSKFSWKNRLLHGWAAEAALFLAVTWVSGFMGLLFFSLAALWTHFAYKLATYGQHYGITRVPGSEVKPHHAWDCANRFDFWLLAGGSRHTHHHLDGSVEFWNLENIPNAPRLRFGYLVTILAGTIPPLWYKLSTPQLIEWDEKWATPEERELADRANAKSGIPALEARSRQDDAAILYPESA, from the coding sequence ATGGGACTGACGGCGCGTTTGACAAGTTCATTTCACTATCTGAAGTTTTTCTTCCCCTTGTTTCTGGTCTCCCTGTCTCTGTACTCCCTTGTTCACGGGCTCACGCCAGGCTGGCATTTGCTTTGGGTCATTGGCGGTCTGGTTCTCCTCGAATTCGCGTTGGGCGAAACTGAATACAACCACGACTATCAGCGACCCGCGGTTTTCGTGGCCATGATGTATGCGTATATCCTGCTGACTCTGATGTTGTATCTCGTATTCCTGTGGGTCCTGGCGTTCCATTTCCGCGGCACTGACCTCCTCGGTCTGGCGGATGCCGTCTATGCCCTGACGCATACGGACATGACCGAAGCACATCAAGGCAACAGCGTCGCCAGCCTGTTGTTCTACACCCTCATGGTGGGAACCGTTGGCGGTGCCGGAGCGATTGGTCTTGGTCACGAGCTCAGTCACCGGACTCGGGAGCCCTTGGCGACATTCATCGCTCGAGTAGCCGGCATTCCCGCCGCATTCACCTATTACGCGATCGAGCACGGACCGGGTCACCACATCACGGTGGCCACTGATGATGATTCCAGTACCGCGCTGCGTGGGGAATCGCTGTACCGGTATTTCCTACGCACCATGCCCCGTGACTATCGCATGGCGTGGGATATCGAAACGGATCGCATGCGGCGGCTTGGGCTGAGTAAGTTTTCATGGAAAAACCGACTATTGCACGGCTGGGCTGCAGAAGCCGCGTTGTTCCTGGCTGTGACGTGGGTATCCGGCTTCATGGGCCTGCTGTTCTTCTCGCTGGCTGCTTTGTGGACGCACTTTGCCTACAAGCTCGCCACTTATGGACAGCACTACGGCATTACGCGCGTTCCGGGTTCGGAAGTTAAGCCGCATCACGCATGGGACTGCGCCAACCGGTTTGATTTCTGGCTATTGGCCGGAGGATCCCGTCATACCCATCACCATCTGGATGGTTCGGTGGAATTCTGGAATCTCGAAAATATTCCCAATGCCCCCAGGCTGCGATTCGGCTATTTAGTGACGATTCTTGCAGGCACCATTCCCCCCCTGTGGTACAAGCTTTCGACGCCCCAGCTCATCGAATGGGATGAGAAGTGGGCCACGCCAGAGGAGCGGGAATTGGCTGATCGAGCGAATGCGAAAAGCGGCATTCCGGCCTTGGAGGCCAGATCGCGTCAGGACGATGCTGCGATCCTTTATCCGGAATCGGCTTGA
- a CDS encoding L,D-transpeptidase family protein produces MLIDTQTHALSVMHDQEPVWTFNAIALGRGGVTPSKVTRDHKTPLGEFRITEVRKSDRFHIFIGLSYPNPVHAKAAHEAGQISDDEFWAVQYATFQGILPPQNTRLGGHIGIHGVGRGDLRIHQQFDWTQGCIALTNEQIEQLQNLVRVGDRVVIQ; encoded by the coding sequence GTGTTGATCGATACACAGACGCATGCGCTGTCGGTCATGCACGATCAGGAGCCTGTCTGGACATTCAATGCGATCGCTCTAGGCCGGGGCGGGGTGACGCCATCCAAGGTCACCCGGGATCACAAAACACCGCTTGGCGAATTCCGCATCACCGAGGTCCGCAAAAGCGATCGCTTTCACATCTTCATCGGGCTGAGTTACCCGAACCCCGTCCATGCCAAAGCCGCGCACGAGGCTGGGCAGATCAGTGACGACGAGTTTTGGGCGGTGCAGTACGCAACATTCCAAGGAATCCTGCCGCCTCAGAACACGCGTTTGGGTGGGCATATCGGCATCCATGGCGTCGGGCGTGGTGATCTGCGCATTCATCAACAATTCGATTGGACCCAAGGCTGTATCGCTCTGACCAATGAGCAAATTGAGCAACTTCAAAATCTGGTCCGGGTGGGCGATCGTGTCGTGATCCAGTAA
- a CDS encoding Lpp/OprI family alanine-zipper lipoprotein: protein MLAKKVAAPLIVAVALGGGLVGCSSTKEKEAMNAKLDSIAADAQAAAAAAESAKRDAAAAARSAAEAKAMAADAKSTAEATDEKLNRMFKKSMYK, encoded by the coding sequence ATGCTGGCGAAGAAAGTTGCAGCTCCCTTGATCGTGGCCGTGGCGCTGGGTGGTGGTCTGGTTGGCTGCTCGAGCACTAAAGAAAAAGAAGCGATGAATGCCAAGTTGGACAGCATCGCTGCAGATGCGCAGGCTGCCGCTGCCGCTGCTGAATCCGCCAAGCGCGACGCTGCTGCTGCGGCCCGTTCTGCTGCGGAAGCCAAGGCCATGGCTGCTGATGCCAAGAGCACGGCTGAAGCCACCGATGAGAAGCTGAACCGGATGTTCAAGAAGTCCATGTATAAGTAA
- a CDS encoding L,D-transpeptidase family protein yields the protein MNHLRFHGHATRSGKLRWSVRLLGVIGLMLNGFAMAEYRSYPLPAPQNAVVGQLLQYPAQHEDTLLDIARRFSLGHDEIIQANPQVDKWLPGAGTPVLLPTQFILPRGPREGIILNVPEMRLYYFPPASKALGRQVITYPVSIGRMDWNTPLGMTRVVRKDKDPAWYPPASIKKEHAERGDILPDIVPPGPDNPLGQHAMRLGFSGYLIHGTNNPWGIGMRVTHGCVRMYPEDVAQLFKWVDVGTSVEILNDPVKVGWLDGALYLEVHEPLEETNANADRLYEMAMQAILSTVGNQPVRISWALVRDMAGFPDGVPRVISIENTSGPAQQVTPAPQARGDTTLAHQD from the coding sequence ATGAATCATTTACGTTTCCACGGGCATGCCACCCGATCCGGGAAGCTACGCTGGTCGGTCAGGCTTCTGGGCGTGATCGGCTTGATGCTGAACGGGTTTGCCATGGCGGAATATCGCAGCTATCCGCTCCCGGCCCCACAGAACGCGGTCGTCGGGCAACTGCTTCAGTATCCCGCCCAGCATGAAGACACACTACTGGACATTGCCCGACGCTTCAGTCTCGGCCATGACGAAATCATCCAAGCCAATCCACAGGTCGACAAATGGCTGCCCGGGGCCGGTACCCCCGTCCTGCTGCCGACGCAGTTCATCCTGCCACGCGGACCGCGCGAAGGCATCATCCTCAATGTTCCGGAGATGCGACTCTATTATTTCCCGCCCGCTTCGAAAGCCTTGGGGCGCCAGGTCATCACCTACCCGGTCAGCATCGGTCGAATGGATTGGAATACCCCTCTCGGCATGACCCGCGTGGTGCGCAAGGACAAAGATCCGGCTTGGTACCCACCTGCTTCGATCAAGAAGGAACATGCCGAGCGGGGCGACATCCTGCCCGATATCGTCCCGCCTGGACCCGACAATCCTTTAGGTCAGCATGCCATGCGCCTGGGCTTCAGCGGCTATCTGATCCATGGCACGAACAATCCCTGGGGCATTGGAATGCGGGTAACACATGGTTGTGTCCGCATGTACCCCGAGGATGTCGCGCAGCTGTTCAAGTGGGTCGATGTCGGAACCTCGGTCGAGATTCTCAATGACCCGGTGAAGGTGGGATGGCTGGACGGTGCCCTTTACTTGGAAGTTCATGAGCCCCTGGAAGAAACCAACGCCAATGCAGACCGCCTCTATGAAATGGCGATGCAAGCCATTCTGTCGACAGTCGGTAACCAGCCGGTTCGCATCAGTTGGGCCTTGGTTCGGGACATGGCCGGCTTTCCAGACGGCGTGCCGAGGGTCATCTCCATCGAAAACACATCGGGCCCGGCGCAGCAAGTGACACCAGCTCCGCAAGCCCGCGGAGATACAACGCTTGCACATCAAGACTGA
- the leuS gene encoding leucine--tRNA ligase, whose protein sequence is MADYQPQELEARVQDVWAAGGAFRVREEPGRAAFYCLAMFPYPSGRLHMGHVRNYTIGDVIARFQRMRGRNVLQPMGWDAFGLPAENAAIKNGLPPARWTRENITQMRHQLARLGFAYDWEREIATCDPAYYRWEQWLFIKLFKKGVIYKKSGVVNWDPVDQTVLANEQVIDGRGWRSGALVEKREIPMYYFAITKYAEELLSDLDQLEAWPEQVRTMQRNWIGKSFGADIVFDYDEASIGESGQLCVYSTRPDTLMGAAYVAVAAEHPLATRAAQQNPELAAFIAECKAGSVAEADMATAEKRGMPTGQFVVHPLTGNRLPVFVANYVLWGYGEGAVMAVPAHDERDFEFARTYALPIIQVYQPADTDNDFSSSVWKEWYAAKEGLVTCNSGPYDGKTFQQAFDAIVADLERTQHGARKTQFRLRDWGISRQRYWGCPIPIIHCANCGDVPVPEADLPVVLPENVVPDGAGNPLARMPAFHACTCPQCGADARRETDTMDTFVESSWYYARYASPQSASAMVEPDAARYWLPVDQYVGGIEHAILHLLYARFFHKLMRDEGLVSGDEPFTRLLTQGMVVADTFYRQQPDGKKDWINPADVDVQRDDKGRMVAATLKADGQLVEIGGMEKMSKSKNNGVDPQGLIDRYGADTIRLFILFAAPPDQSLEWSDAGVEGASRFLKRLWRLVMAEAELPAPGAVEPAALNEAQRDLRRQAHQMIAKVGDDIGRRQTFNTAIAAVMELSNALGRWTDDSPAGRAVAREAMLLSVCALAPMVPHIAQGLWEALGQPGLVMDAVWPEADPAALERDELEIVVQVNGKRRGQIRVPVDADRETVGQVALAEPNVQRFLEGAEVRKLIVVPGKLVNVVV, encoded by the coding sequence ATGGCGGATTATCAGCCGCAAGAATTGGAAGCGCGCGTCCAGGACGTCTGGGCGGCCGGCGGGGCATTTCGGGTTCGTGAAGAGCCTGGCAGAGCGGCATTCTATTGCCTCGCGATGTTTCCCTATCCTTCCGGACGGCTGCACATGGGGCATGTGCGCAACTACACCATCGGGGATGTCATTGCCCGATTCCAACGCATGCGCGGCAGGAACGTGCTGCAACCGATGGGATGGGATGCGTTTGGCCTGCCGGCGGAAAACGCCGCAATCAAGAACGGCTTGCCGCCCGCGCGGTGGACGCGCGAGAACATCACGCAGATGCGGCATCAACTGGCGCGGCTGGGCTTTGCCTATGACTGGGAACGCGAGATTGCGACCTGCGATCCGGCGTATTACCGCTGGGAACAGTGGCTGTTCATCAAGCTCTTCAAAAAGGGTGTGATCTATAAGAAATCGGGCGTGGTGAACTGGGATCCGGTGGATCAGACCGTACTGGCCAACGAACAGGTGATCGATGGGCGCGGCTGGCGTTCGGGCGCGCTCGTCGAAAAGCGCGAAATTCCCATGTACTACTTCGCGATCACGAAGTATGCCGAGGAACTTCTCAGCGATCTCGATCAACTTGAAGCCTGGCCTGAGCAGGTGCGCACCATGCAGCGCAACTGGATCGGCAAGAGTTTCGGCGCGGATATCGTGTTCGACTACGACGAAGCCAGCATCGGCGAGAGCGGTCAGCTTTGCGTCTATTCCACCCGTCCCGATACCTTGATGGGCGCGGCCTATGTCGCGGTGGCTGCCGAACACCCGTTGGCGACCCGCGCCGCTCAGCAGAACCCCGAGCTCGCGGCCTTCATCGCCGAATGCAAAGCCGGTTCGGTGGCCGAGGCCGACATGGCCACGGCAGAAAAGAGAGGCATGCCGACCGGCCAGTTCGTCGTCCATCCGCTCACCGGGAACCGCCTGCCCGTGTTCGTCGCCAACTATGTATTGTGGGGCTACGGCGAAGGCGCCGTGATGGCCGTGCCAGCGCACGACGAACGAGATTTCGAGTTCGCCCGAACTTACGCGTTGCCGATTATCCAGGTCTACCAGCCGGCCGACACAGACAACGATTTCAGTTCGAGCGTGTGGAAGGAATGGTATGCAGCGAAGGAAGGCTTGGTGACGTGTAACTCAGGTCCTTATGATGGCAAGACCTTTCAGCAAGCCTTTGATGCCATCGTTGCCGACCTGGAGCGCACACAGCACGGCGCTCGCAAGACCCAATTCCGCCTGCGTGACTGGGGGATCTCGCGCCAGCGTTACTGGGGTTGTCCAATCCCCATCATCCACTGCGCGAACTGTGGTGACGTGCCGGTGCCGGAAGCGGATCTCCCCGTGGTGCTGCCGGAGAATGTGGTGCCGGACGGTGCAGGAAACCCGCTCGCAAGAATGCCTGCGTTCCACGCGTGCACGTGCCCGCAATGCGGTGCCGACGCGCGGCGTGAAACGGATACCATGGACACCTTCGTGGAATCGTCTTGGTACTACGCCCGTTACGCCTCGCCACAGTCGGCCAGCGCCATGGTCGAGCCCGATGCGGCACGCTACTGGCTGCCGGTGGATCAGTATGTGGGTGGCATCGAGCACGCCATCCTGCACCTGCTCTATGCGCGCTTTTTCCACAAGCTGATGCGCGACGAGGGCTTGGTCTCGGGCGACGAGCCGTTCACCCGCCTGCTCACGCAGGGCATGGTCGTGGCCGACACTTTCTACCGTCAGCAGCCCGACGGAAAGAAGGACTGGATCAATCCGGCCGATGTTGATGTCCAGCGCGACGATAAGGGCCGCATGGTTGCCGCGACGCTCAAGGCCGATGGCCAGCTGGTCGAGATCGGCGGCATGGAGAAGATGTCCAAGTCCAAGAACAACGGCGTCGATCCGCAGGGGCTGATCGATCGGTATGGTGCCGATACCATTCGTCTCTTTATCCTCTTCGCCGCGCCGCCCGATCAGAGCTTGGAGTGGTCGGATGCCGGCGTGGAAGGCGCGTCGCGTTTTCTCAAGCGCTTGTGGCGTCTGGTAATGGCCGAGGCCGAACTGCCCGCCCCAGGCGCAGTCGAACCTGCGGCGCTGAATGAAGCCCAGCGCGACCTGCGCCGCCAGGCGCACCAGATGATTGCGAAAGTGGGCGACGACATCGGCCGGCGGCAGACCTTCAATACGGCCATCGCCGCGGTCATGGAGCTGAGTAATGCCTTGGGTCGCTGGACCGACGACAGCCCGGCGGGGCGTGCCGTTGCGCGGGAGGCCATGCTGCTGTCGGTGTGTGCGCTCGCACCGATGGTGCCCCATATCGCGCAGGGTCTGTGGGAAGCGCTGGGTCAGCCCGGTCTGGTAATGGACGCGGTCTGGCCCGAAGCCGATCCAGCAGCACTGGAGCGCGACGAGTTGGAGATCGTGGTGCAGGTCAATGGCAAACGTCGTGGTCAGATCCGGGTGCCGGTGGATGCCGATCGTGAAACGGTCGGGCAAGTCGCCTTGGCCGAACCGAATGTGCAGCGTTTTCTGGAAGGTGCTGAGGTGCGCAAGTTGATCGTAGTGCCCGGGAAGTTGGTCAATGTGGTCGTCTGA
- the lptE gene encoding LPS assembly lipoprotein LptE produces MWSSDPVRGRLRRVVRWSELILMGAAALLALTACGWQLQGTFRVPAGFSPVYVQDSGSGSRLGYELRDQLRFAGVVQADTARQAKTVIVVRRDRIERQLLAVDRTGKGRDYAVIMRAEYDVLHDGKPLQPTRTVQRRRDYLTSEAEGDPLTDEQRALEITDALRREVAREILRQLSIQAENA; encoded by the coding sequence ATGTGGTCGTCTGACCCGGTGCGGGGGCGTTTGCGCAGGGTCGTGCGGTGGAGCGAGTTGATCCTGATGGGCGCTGCTGCGCTGCTGGCGTTGACGGCTTGCGGCTGGCAGCTGCAAGGGACGTTCCGCGTGCCGGCTGGATTCAGTCCGGTCTATGTTCAGGACAGTGGCAGCGGTTCCCGATTGGGTTACGAACTGCGCGACCAGTTGCGATTCGCCGGCGTGGTTCAGGCTGATACCGCCCGTCAGGCGAAGACGGTGATCGTGGTCCGGCGGGACCGCATCGAGCGACAGCTTCTGGCGGTCGACCGCACCGGGAAGGGGCGCGATTATGCGGTCATCATGCGAGCGGAATACGATGTATTGCACGACGGAAAACCTCTTCAGCCGACGCGGACGGTGCAGCGCCGCCGCGACTATCTGACGAGCGAAGCCGAAGGCGACCCCTTGACTGACGAGCAACGCGCGCTTGAGATCACCGATGCGCTACGCCGCGAGGTGGCTCGCGAGATCCTGCGTCAGCTGTCGATCCAGGCGGAAAACGCTTGA
- the holA gene encoding DNA polymerase III subunit delta produces the protein MKLSPEKLSAALEQAMAPIYLVGGDEPLLVEEAADTVRAAARQAGFNERRVMFAEPGFDWSALASELASGSLFGDRRLVELRVPGGKPGEIGARYLQTYATDPAPDVVLLVLCGMLDASARGSKWYQALERAGVAVQVWPVSATELPTWIRSRLGRLRLRIEPEALDLLVDRTEGNLLATHQALAQVALLAGGDQVDEATVLATVGHQARFDVQTLAEAAVAGNALRARRILFGLREEGLEAPLLLWALMRELRLLAGLSKDGALPGGLPPQRRRALEQARRRAPRDHWRQLLVGGVRLDLLAKGLIPGALWTELVDWTHSIARPYRPERLEAAAGQ, from the coding sequence TTGAAACTGTCTCCGGAAAAACTCTCAGCCGCTCTGGAGCAGGCTATGGCGCCGATTTATCTGGTGGGCGGCGATGAGCCCTTGCTGGTGGAAGAAGCGGCCGATACGGTTCGTGCCGCTGCGCGCCAAGCCGGATTCAATGAGCGTCGAGTGATGTTCGCCGAGCCCGGATTCGACTGGTCGGCCTTGGCGAGTGAATTGGCTTCGGGTTCCCTGTTTGGGGATCGTCGCTTGGTCGAACTGCGTGTTCCCGGCGGTAAGCCCGGTGAGATCGGGGCCCGATACCTGCAGACCTATGCCACCGACCCCGCACCCGATGTCGTACTCTTGGTGCTGTGCGGCATGCTGGATGCCTCGGCCCGAGGCAGCAAGTGGTATCAGGCGCTGGAACGGGCCGGAGTCGCGGTTCAGGTCTGGCCGGTGAGTGCCACCGAATTGCCGACCTGGATTCGGAGCCGCCTGGGCCGGCTTCGGCTGCGCATCGAACCCGAGGCCTTGGATCTGTTGGTCGACCGAACCGAGGGTAACCTGCTCGCAACGCATCAGGCATTGGCCCAGGTGGCCCTTCTGGCGGGGGGCGATCAGGTCGACGAGGCAACGGTGCTGGCGACCGTGGGACATCAGGCGCGATTTGACGTGCAGACATTGGCCGAGGCGGCGGTGGCCGGGAATGCACTGCGTGCCCGTCGTATCCTGTTCGGCTTGCGCGAGGAAGGGCTGGAAGCGCCCTTGTTGCTGTGGGCACTGATGCGCGAGTTGCGGTTGCTCGCTGGCTTGAGTAAGGATGGCGCATTGCCGGGCGGCTTGCCGCCGCAGCGTCGCCGTGCCCTGGAACAGGCGCGGCGACGGGCGCCACGCGATCACTGGCGGCAGCTGCTGGTCGGCGGCGTGCGCCTCGATCTGCTCGCAAAGGGACTGATTCCCGGCGCATTGTGGACAGAATTGGTAGACTGGACGCATAGCATCGCCCGGCCTTACCGCCCCGAGAGGCTGGAAGCCGCAGCAGGACAGTGA
- a CDS encoding glutamate-5-semialdehyde dehydrogenase produces the protein MSAYPKEPDLSAYMQTVGRNARRASRELARASTAVKNAVLQALADAMARDRVRLLDANREDLEHARAAGLDSALLDRLTLTDAGIDAMADGVRQIAALPDPVGEITDLKMQPSGIQVGRMRVPLGVVGIIYESRPNVTADAAALCLKSGNAVILRGGSEAWRSNQAIAGCLRAALVQSGLPETAAQVIETTDRTAVGHLITMPEWVDVIVPRGGRGLIERIAGEARVPVIKHLDGVCHVYLDGAADPDKAMRIAINAKTQRYGTCNTMETLLVDAAVADRLLPELGRRFEQAGVVLRGCSRACALVPGMEAATEMDWTAEYLAPILAVRVVDGLDAAIDHINSYGSGHTDAIVTQDYSRAQRFVREVDASSVMVNASTRFADGYEYGLGAEIGISTDKFHARGPVGLEGLTSLKWVVLGDGHIRT, from the coding sequence ATGAGTGCCTATCCGAAAGAACCTGATCTCAGCGCTTACATGCAAACCGTGGGTCGCAACGCACGGCGAGCCAGTCGTGAGTTGGCCCGAGCCAGCACCGCGGTGAAGAACGCAGTGCTTCAGGCGCTGGCCGATGCAATGGCGCGCGACCGGGTTCGGCTGCTGGATGCCAATCGGGAGGATCTTGAGCATGCCCGGGCCGCGGGACTGGACTCGGCCTTGCTGGATCGGTTGACGCTGACCGATGCAGGGATCGATGCCATGGCCGATGGGGTCCGACAGATCGCGGCGTTGCCCGATCCTGTGGGCGAAATTACCGACCTCAAGATGCAACCGTCGGGAATTCAGGTGGGCCGGATGCGCGTCCCCTTGGGCGTTGTCGGGATCATCTATGAGTCCCGGCCCAATGTAACCGCCGATGCCGCTGCCTTGTGCCTGAAATCGGGCAATGCCGTCATCCTGCGCGGCGGGTCCGAGGCATGGCGTTCCAACCAGGCTATTGCCGGTTGCCTGCGCGCGGCTCTGGTTCAGTCCGGCTTGCCCGAGACGGCGGCACAGGTGATCGAGACTACCGATCGCACGGCGGTGGGCCATCTCATCACCATGCCCGAGTGGGTGGACGTGATCGTACCGCGCGGCGGTCGCGGCCTCATCGAGCGGATCGCCGGCGAGGCGCGGGTGCCCGTGATCAAGCACCTGGACGGGGTCTGTCATGTCTATCTCGATGGGGCGGCCGATCCCGATAAGGCGATGCGCATCGCCATCAACGCCAAGACGCAGCGCTATGGGACCTGCAACACCATGGAAACGCTGCTGGTGGATGCCGCCGTCGCTGATCGGCTGTTGCCCGAACTGGGCCGCCGCTTCGAGCAGGCCGGTGTGGTCTTGCGGGGATGTTCGCGGGCCTGTGCGCTGGTGCCCGGCATGGAGGCCGCGACCGAGATGGATTGGACTGCCGAGTATCTGGCACCCATTTTGGCGGTGCGCGTCGTCGACGGACTTGATGCGGCCATCGACCACATCAACAGCTACGGATCGGGTCACACCGACGCCATCGTCACACAGGACTACAGCCGCGCCCAGCGCTTTGTGCGCGAGGTGGATGCCAGTTCGGTTATGGTCAATGCCTCGACCCGATTCGCCGACGGCTATGAATACGGTCTCGGCGCGGAGATCGGCATCAGTACCGACAAGTTCCATGCGCGTGGTCCGGTGGGTCTCGAGGGGCTGACCTCGCTCAAATGGGTGGTGTTGGGCGATGGTCACATCCGGACCTGA